The genomic region CAGCAGAAAGCTGATCATGAGAATAAATATAAAACTGATAATTACTGTGTGATAACGCATAATAAACTCCTCTATCGTTCATTTTGAACTAAACAAACCAATAGAGAAGATAAGCAATCACTTTGTCAAGTATAATTTACAATAAGAATGTTTTCTGTGAACAAAGTTAACAAAGTGAACATTGTTAACGAGATTTATATTATAAAATGTTAGTAGTTATCCATTTAGTAAAAGAAATTGAGATAGAAATAGAGCATATAGTTCCCGGCTATGGTATAGATGAATGCACCGAGGATGAGGAAGGGACCATAAGGGACTTCACTGCTTTTGTCTTTACCTGATAGTATAACCACCAGAAGAGCAATAGCAGCGGAGATAAATATGGTAAAAAGCACACCTTTGATGCCGATAAATGCCCCAATGGCAGCGATAAATTTGATATCGCCACCGCCAAGAGCTTCTCTTTTGAGGGAGTGGCTAATGGCAAGTGCAAGCAGATAGAAGAAAAAGAAACCAGTAGCAGAACCAGTGAGAGCTGAGAGAATAGGCAGATCCACCGCATTAAGGCAAGAAATAGCGAGTCCAATAATTATAAGAGGTAATGAAAGTACATCAGGAATGATCTTATGATAAACATCAATAAAGAAAATCATTATACCTATACTATAAAAGATCAGGTATTTGGCAAAAACCCAGTTAAAAGTGCTGCCAAAGTGCCAGAATAAGGTGATCCAGATAATGGGAGTGATCAATTCCACCAGCATATAATTCATTTTTATCTTCGTTCCGCAATAGGCGCATTTACCTTTGAGGAGCAGGTAGCTGAGAATAGGAATATTGTGCCAGGGCTTGATATTATTCAGGCAATGCGGACATCTTGAGCCAGGTGAAATGATTGACTGATGAAGAGGGATTCTCCAGATACAGACATTAAAGAAGCTGCCAAAAGCTGCCCCAGTAATAAATAGAAAGATATAGATTATAGCCATTATATCACCATATAGAAAACGCTCGGGTCACTTGACCCGAGCATTTAATTATATTCCAGTATTCGATCCTGTTATTTGGCACCAGAAGAGATGGCAAGACCAAGATTGAATATTGGTAAGTAAATCACAATAACAATAGAACCCACGACAGCTGCCATAAGCACAATAAGAAGAGGTTCGATAAGTGATGACAGTCTGTCAATAACCGAGTCCACGAGTTTTTCATAAAACTCAGCAGCCTTGGCAAGCAGTCTATCCATATCACCTGTTTCTTCACCGGTAGCCACGAGCTGCAAAAGAGTAGAAGGGAAAACCCCGGTTCTTTTGAGCGCTCCAGCAACTGTGTAACCTTCTTTTACCATATTACGGGCGTCGGCAACTGCCTTCTCGACAACTGCATTTTGTACCACATCCTGACTGAGCTCCAGTGTATCCATAATGGGTACACCAGCTGTCATCAGAATGCTAAATGTTCTGGCAAACTTACTGAGAATGGAATTTTTCATCAATCCGCCAATAACCGGAACATGCAGGGTCATTTTATCTATAATAAACCTGCCACGATCGCTGAGGTAAATGAGAAAAACTGTCATTATCACTGCTAAGATTATCAAGAAGAAATAGAAGACATTTGCGCCTATCCAGTCAGCAATAAAAATAGCAATCTGAGTAGGTATAGGTAAATCAGCGTCAAAATCTTCATAAACTCTGGCAAACATGGGGATAATGTAATAGAATAAACAAAATGAAACTATCACCAGGAAACAGAGAATAAATGCAGGATATGTAAGCGCTGTGGAAACCTTACGTCTTGTGTCTTCCAGTTTCTCAAGATAAACAGCGAGTTCATCCAGAATTGTATGGAGGGTACCAGAAACCTCACCAGCTTTCACCAGCGAGATATAGAGAGGATTAAAAATACCCGGATGTTCTTCCAGTGCTTCAGATAAGCTAAATCCTTTTTTAATGTCATTAGCAATTTTCACCAACACTTTACGGAACTTATTGTTTTTCTCACTTTTTTCCAGATTGGTTATCGATTTCTCGATGGTTAGTCCAGCCGAGAACATCGTAGCCATCTGGCGAGTGAAAAAGACGAGGGTTCTCAATCCCACACCGGTACGCCACTTATAAATTTGCAGCATCAATTTGTCAAACAGGGACATCTTGCCACGGAATGAACCTTCAGCAGCAGTTTTTACCGATATAACGATATTACCTTCCGCTGCAAGTTTATCCACGGCTTCATCAAGCGAAGTTGCTTTGATGATACCTTCGGAGCGAGCCCCTTTGACATCCTTAATTATATATTGAAAAGCAGCCATATATTTTCCTTCTGCCTGATTTTATAAGCCTGACTATTCAACGACAGTAAACTTGATTACTTCGTTGATAGTAGTCTTACCTTCTTTCATTTTAATAATGGCGCTTTCATGAAGTGAAAGCATTCCATTTTCAAGAGCAGCATCACGGATATAATCCTGATTAGCACCGTCAAAGATCAGGTGTCTGATCTTGGGTGTTACTTCCAGCATCTCAAAGATACCTGTACGACCAGAATACCCGGTATTGTCACAATGGACGCAACCAGCTCCTTTCTTGAAATTGATCTTATCAGCAACTTCCCTACTCATGTCAATACCCTTCAACTCTTCATCTGATGGTTTATAGTCTTTTACACAATGTGGACAGACCCGTCTAACAAGTCTCTGTGCCATCACCAGATTTAAAGAACTGGCTACCAGATAGGGAGGAATACCGATATCGATAAGACGAGTAACAGTGGAAGGTGCGTCATTTGCATGAAGTGTGGAGAACACCAGATGACCGGTAAGTGAGAACTTAATGGCAATATCTGCCGTCTCATGATCTCTAATCTCACCAATCAAAACGATATCCGGGTCCTGACGCAAAACTGAGCGAAGAGCCTTACCAAAGGTAAGCCCTATCTTAGAATTAGCTTCAATCTGACAGATACCATCCAAACGGTATTCCACAGGATCTTCAACTGTTACGATATTATTTTCAATGTCCATGATTTCTTTGAGACCAGCATGGAGAGTAGTGGATTTACCACTACCAGTAGGACCTGACACAATATTTATTCCGTAGGGTCTCTTGATCCACTTTTTAAACATATCAAGGTTATCTTCAGTAAATCCCAGATTAGTGAGAGTAAATCCAAATTCTCCCTTGTCAAGGAGTCTCATCACGACTTTTTCACCCACTACGGTAGGGGTTATTGAAACACGAACATCCACGCTCTTCATCGCTGTTTTCAAGGAGATATGACCATCTTGGGGCAATCTTCTTTCAGCAATATTGAGCTTAGACATAACCTTAATAATAGATACAAGACCCGGATGCATGCTGATAGGCGGAGCCATAACTTCACGCAGAGCTCCATCAACCCTGAATCGAACTCTTGAACTCTTTGAAAGAGGTTCAATATGAATATCAGTACATCCTGATTTAATGGCTTCTGTGATAATAAGATTGATCAGTTTCACTGCAGGAGCATCTTCATCTCCCTTAGAGTCAATTGTGATCTCATTTTCTTCATCATCAACAGCCACAAATTCAAAATTACCGACAGCATCTTCCACCTGGGAAGAAGTTCTGATAGACTTGTAATATCTTTCCAGAGTATCTGTAAGAACACTTTCACCAATCAAAAGTGGGGTGATCGGTAAATCAATAATCTTTTTTAAACTATCCAGAATTACAATATTTTCAGGATCGGTCATAGCCACAAACAGAGTAGTATCTGTTCTCTTTACGGCAATACACCGATTTTCAACCGCAAACGGTTCTGGAATTATCTTCACAACAGAAACTTTCAGTTCGAGCAGATCATCTTCTACTACTACCGGAATATCAAGCTGTTGTTCCAAAGCTTTCAGAAGATCCCTTTCGGTCAGGTATCCTAATTTAACCAGAGTCTCCCCTATCTTAAGTCTGAAATTGTTCTGCTTCACAAGGGCTTCTTTGATCTGATCTTCAGAAACCTTACCCATGTGTACCAGGATCTCACCTAAACGGGCAAATTGGGGATTAAAAGACATTTATGCAGCTCCTATTTTTAATCTGTGTATCTCCACAGTGTAATTGTCGAATTTAAAGAAGTATTAGTTCCAAAGATATTTGCTGTAACGGCTGCAGTTGCCATGCCAGGTCCACCAGGTCCGGGAGGGAGGCATTCATATTTATGGAATATCACACTTTTGAAGAGCACTCCAAGATCACCATCATACCAGCCAGTAAACCCATCATGAGGATCATCGTCATCATTAAGACCATCCCAGTCATATGACTGGAGAATAATCGGGTCTGTGATATCAGATTCGATTGGATGAATGCCATCATCAGTAGGATCACCTATTGAAGAAGTAAATATAATCCTCTGATTACTGATAGGATTTTGCTGACTGTCATGAACAGTCACACGGCATTGTGTTTCCTTATCTTCCCAATCATCTAAAATTACCCAGTCACAATGTATAGGAGTACAGACCATGGTAATCTCACCGTTCTGGAGGGGAAGTTTCAGTTCACCATCAAATTCGATTTCACTACCAACATCTACGTTGACATTAACCATTTCATTGGTGTAGGTGCCATCATAGATCAAGTATGAGAAAGCAGTTCCTGAGAGTGAATCTCCATTAGAATTTTCATTTCCCACAAAAGCATCTGCTGCTTCAACGGAAGCGTAATCCGGATTGGGATCAAGTGAGAAGTATGCTGCTGTTCCATTACCAACCGGGTTACCCCATTCATCAGTAATAAGAGCGGCAATCTGCACTTTCCACATTCCACCATCCATATCTTCACCGCTATCATTTCCACTTATTGCAAATTCACATTGATCTGCTGGTCCTGACTGGACAATTATATTTGGTTTGGAAGCTGAAATCTTTTGACCTTCGAGGTTTCTACACCAGGCTTGAATCTTGATAATACCAGATTCAGTACCGCTATTGACAGATATTACTGCCATACCATTTGAAGAAATAGTACTCGTAGAATCCGACAGGTTATAAACTTCGGTATTAATATTACTTCCCTCAGGATAGTTATTTTCTGGACG from Candidatus Stygibacter australis harbors:
- a CDS encoding prepilin peptidase encodes the protein MAIIYIFLFITGAAFGSFFNVCIWRIPLHQSIISPGSRCPHCLNNIKPWHNIPILSYLLLKGKCAYCGTKIKMNYMLVELITPIIWITLFWHFGSTFNWVFAKYLIFYSIGIMIFFIDVYHKIIPDVLSLPLIIIGLAISCLNAVDLPILSALTGSATGFFFFYLLALAISHSLKREALGGGDIKFIAAIGAFIGIKGVLFTIFISAAIALLVVILSGKDKSSEVPYGPFLILGAFIYTIAGNYMLYFYLNFFY
- a CDS encoding type II secretion system F family protein — translated: MAAFQYIIKDVKGARSEGIIKATSLDEAVDKLAAEGNIVISVKTAAEGSFRGKMSLFDKLMLQIYKWRTGVGLRTLVFFTRQMATMFSAGLTIEKSITNLEKSEKNNKFRKVLVKIANDIKKGFSLSEALEEHPGIFNPLYISLVKAGEVSGTLHTILDELAVYLEKLEDTRRKVSTALTYPAFILCFLVIVSFCLFYYIIPMFARVYEDFDADLPIPTQIAIFIADWIGANVFYFFLIILAVIMTVFLIYLSDRGRFIIDKMTLHVPVIGGLMKNSILSKFARTFSILMTAGVPIMDTLELSQDVVQNAVVEKAVADARNMVKEGYTVAGALKRTGVFPSTLLQLVATGEETGDMDRLLAKAAEFYEKLVDSVIDRLSSLIEPLLIVLMAAVVGSIVIVIYLPIFNLGLAISSGAK
- a CDS encoding ATPase, T2SS/T4P/T4SS family; this translates as MSFNPQFARLGEILVHMGKVSEDQIKEALVKQNNFRLKIGETLVKLGYLTERDLLKALEQQLDIPVVVEDDLLELKVSVVKIIPEPFAVENRCIAVKRTDTTLFVAMTDPENIVILDSLKKIIDLPITPLLIGESVLTDTLERYYKSIRTSSQVEDAVGNFEFVAVDDEENEITIDSKGDEDAPAVKLINLIITEAIKSGCTDIHIEPLSKSSRVRFRVDGALREVMAPPISMHPGLVSIIKVMSKLNIAERRLPQDGHISLKTAMKSVDVRVSITPTVVGEKVVMRLLDKGEFGFTLTNLGFTEDNLDMFKKWIKRPYGINIVSGPTGSGKSTTLHAGLKEIMDIENNIVTVEDPVEYRLDGICQIEANSKIGLTFGKALRSVLRQDPDIVLIGEIRDHETADIAIKFSLTGHLVFSTLHANDAPSTVTRLIDIGIPPYLVASSLNLVMAQRLVRRVCPHCVKDYKPSDEELKGIDMSREVADKINFKKGAGCVHCDNTGYSGRTGIFEMLEVTPKIRHLIFDGANQDYIRDAALENGMLSLHESAIIKMKEGKTTINEVIKFTVVE